A DNA window from Oleomonas cavernae contains the following coding sequences:
- a CDS encoding response regulator: protein MARVLVVEDETSVAQFIARALDTAGHNVELAEDGGIGYRLAMDEHFDLLISDIRLPVVDGIALALALSGDQPALPILLMTGFSDKFEHATDLDEFTAGLLLKPFSLNELLDAVDGALAR, encoded by the coding sequence ATGGCCCGTGTGCTGGTGGTCGAAGACGAAACCTCGGTCGCGCAGTTCATCGCCCGCGCGCTGGACACCGCCGGCCACAATGTGGAACTGGCCGAGGATGGCGGCATCGGCTATCGCCTGGCCATGGACGAGCATTTCGACCTGCTGATTTCCGACATCCGCCTGCCGGTGGTGGACGGCATTGCGCTGGCGCTCGCGCTCAGCGGCGACCAGCCGGCCCTGCCGATCCTGCTGATGACCGGCTTCTCCGACAAGTTCGAGCACGCGACCGACCTCGACGAGTTCACCGCCGGCCTGCTGCTCAAGCCCTTCTCCCTGAACGAGTTGCTCGACGCGGTCGACGGCGCGCTCGCCCGCTGA
- a CDS encoding type II toxin-antitoxin system prevent-host-death family antitoxin has translation MRVTTAEFIKRYGSLADRALTEPLTITKNGRDRLVVLSAEEYARLKRRDRRVIRAGELTDEEIALISKAEVPAEYDYLDAELADDKP, from the coding sequence ATGCGCGTGACCACCGCCGAATTCATCAAACGATACGGCAGCTTGGCGGACCGGGCACTGACCGAACCGCTGACCATCACCAAGAATGGCCGCGACCGGCTTGTCGTCCTTTCAGCGGAGGAATATGCCCGCCTCAAACGCCGGGACCGGCGGGTGATCCGGGCGGGGGAGCTGACCGACGAAGAGATCGCCCTGATCAGCAAGGCCGAGGTTCCGGCGGAATACGATTATCTCGACGCTGAACTGGCCGACGACAAGCCGTGA
- a CDS encoding response regulator: MLVAEDEPAVAHFIARALDTAGHTVVLVQDGGAAYGLVTAERFDLLLSDIRMPVMDGIALALAVSAEQPTLPILLMTGYTEEYERAGDLEGLVAGMLLKPFTLAQLRAAVEKALGR; this comes from the coding sequence GTGCTGGTGGCTGAAGACGAACCCGCCGTCGCCCATTTCATCGCCCGCGCGCTCGATACCGCCGGCCACACCGTGGTCCTGGTCCAGGACGGTGGCGCTGCCTACGGCCTCGTCACCGCCGAACGCTTCGACCTGCTGCTCTCCGACATCCGCATGCCGGTGATGGACGGCATCGCTCTGGCCCTGGCGGTGAGCGCCGAGCAGCCCACCCTGCCGATCCTGCTGATGACCGGCTATACGGAAGAATACGAACGCGCCGGCGACCTCGAAGGCCTGGTCGCAGGCATGCTGCTGAAACCCTTCACCCTGGCGCAACTCCGCGCGGCGGTGGAAAAGGCGCTGGGGCGCTAG
- the hpt gene encoding hypoxanthine phosphoribosyltransferase gives MTRTVARGKPVRVLFDAATIARRVDELAQEIIAKLGTDFVAIPVLKGSFVFAADLLRALHAHGAEVEVDFVMLSSYGDGRVSSGQVTIQRDIGVFVRDKKLLLIDDILESGRTLSFAKDLMAARGAKVTLCVLLDKPKRRENALSAEYVGFECPERFVVGYGMDVANCFRELPFIGVVDD, from the coding sequence ATGACCCGGACCGTGGCCCGCGGCAAGCCTGTCCGCGTGCTGTTCGACGCGGCGACCATCGCAAGGCGCGTCGACGAGCTGGCCCAGGAAATCATCGCCAAGCTGGGCACCGATTTCGTCGCCATCCCCGTGCTGAAAGGCAGCTTCGTCTTCGCCGCCGACCTCTTGCGCGCGCTCCACGCCCATGGCGCGGAGGTCGAGGTCGACTTCGTCATGCTCTCGTCCTATGGCGACGGCAGGGTGAGCTCCGGCCAGGTGACGATCCAGCGCGACATCGGCGTCTTCGTGCGCGACAAGAAGCTGCTGCTGATCGACGACATCCTCGAATCGGGCCGCACCCTCTCCTTCGCCAAGGACCTGATGGCCGCGCGCGGCGCCAAGGTGACCTTGTGCGTCCTCCTGGACAAGCCCAAGCGGCGCGAGAATGCGCTGAGCGCTGAATACGTCGGCTTCGAATGCCCCGAGCGTTTCGTCGTCGGCTATGGCATGGACGTCGCCAACTGCTTCCGCGAACTGCCCTTCATCGGCGTCGTGGACGACTGA
- a CDS encoding DUF3426 domain-containing protein has protein sequence MILTCPSCSTRYLLPPAALSPAGREVRCAKCGNVWFQAPPADMPRTVDLTEPVRQHGAAGVSGVPEKIANLPGPPRPRRRAGAVGWLLFVVILAGALGAAALYRDRVVAAWPPAGKLYELVGLRVAAYGLVLAEPVTERSSEGGSEILTVSGTVRSTLEGERPVPPLWVSLLDDQGRVLRREMAIPEPAVVGAGAQVQYKVRFAAPPHEATKVAVTFGETP, from the coding sequence ATGATCCTTACCTGTCCTTCCTGCAGCACCCGTTACCTGCTGCCGCCGGCGGCGCTCAGCCCGGCGGGGCGTGAGGTGCGTTGCGCCAAATGCGGCAATGTCTGGTTCCAGGCGCCGCCGGCCGACATGCCGCGCACCGTCGACCTGACCGAGCCGGTGCGCCAGCACGGCGCCGCCGGGGTGAGCGGCGTGCCGGAGAAGATCGCCAACCTGCCCGGCCCCCCGCGGCCGCGCCGCCGCGCCGGCGCCGTGGGCTGGCTGCTCTTCGTCGTGATTCTGGCCGGCGCCCTGGGCGCCGCCGCCCTGTACCGCGACCGTGTGGTGGCGGCCTGGCCGCCGGCGGGCAAGCTCTACGAACTGGTCGGCCTGCGCGTTGCGGCCTATGGCCTGGTCCTGGCCGAGCCGGTGACCGAGCGCAGTAGCGAAGGCGGCTCGGAAATCCTCACCGTGTCGGGCACCGTGCGCTCCACCCTGGAGGGCGAACGGCCGGTGCCGCCCCTGTGGGTCAGCCTGCTCGACGACCAGGGCCGCGTGCTGCGCCGGGAAATGGCGATCCCCGAGCCTGCCGTGGTCGGCGCCGGGGCGCAGGTTCAATACAAGGTGCGCTTCGCGGCACCGCCCCACGAGGCGACCAAGGTTGCCGTCACCTTCGGAGAGACCCCATGA
- the ftsE gene encoding cell division ATP-binding protein FtsE, producing the protein MVRFDNVGMRYGTGHEVLRDVSFELPRGSLTYLTGASGAGKSSLLKLMFLAHRPSRGVVELFGKDLSRLPRTQLPELRRQIGVVYQDFRLIDHMSVFDNVALPMRVSRRPAMEINAHVEELLGWVGLADKIAATPPELSGGEQQRVAIARAVIARPRLLLADEPTGSVDPEMGDRLMHLFLELNRIGTTILIATHDVAMMERHRAPVMRLIRGELAVSRPGRAA; encoded by the coding sequence ATGGTTCGGTTCGATAATGTCGGGATGCGCTATGGTACCGGCCACGAGGTGCTGCGCGACGTTTCGTTCGAGTTGCCGCGCGGCTCGCTCACCTATCTGACGGGGGCGAGCGGGGCCGGCAAGTCGTCACTGCTCAAGCTGATGTTCCTGGCCCACCGGCCGTCGCGCGGGGTGGTCGAACTGTTCGGCAAGGACCTGTCGCGCCTGCCGCGCACCCAACTGCCCGAGCTGCGCCGCCAGATCGGCGTCGTCTACCAGGATTTCCGCCTGATCGACCATATGAGCGTGTTCGACAATGTCGCCCTGCCCATGCGCGTCTCGCGCCGCCCGGCGATGGAGATCAACGCCCATGTCGAGGAACTGCTGGGCTGGGTGGGCCTCGCCGACAAGATCGCCGCCACCCCGCCCGAACTCTCGGGCGGCGAGCAGCAGCGCGTGGCCATCGCCCGCGCCGTCATCGCCCGTCCGCGCCTCCTCCTGGCCGACGAGCCCACGGGCAGCGTCGACCCTGAGATGGGCGACCGCCTGATGCACCTGTTCCTTGAGCTCAACCGGATCGGCACCACCATCCTGATCGCCACCCATGATGTTGCCATGATGGAGCGTCATCGTGCCCCGGTGATGCGCCTGATCCGCGGCGAGCTGGCGGTCAGCCGGCCCGGCCGGGCCGCCTGA
- a CDS encoding cell division protein FtsX yields the protein MLFDHLHLLPRGALSSRLIPAIIATMVLLLTLGAAGAVAIDVSLSSFQAELSGRYTVELPATEIGGIDEEKIAEVVDLLAETQGVIAAEVVPAPTIERLLQPWLGGQAAMADLPLPVLIDIVATPGTALDTQGLATRIETIVKGARVEAAVESMDEIASLAEVIELAAYAIVALVAACLAAVIVFATRSGLAAHFGIIEIVHQIGAREAAIAREFERHFFLLGLVGGAIGVGLAGLIVFGLAQFAGSLDSPFLPSLNDLGAALVPLGAIPVAVAVLTTVTAGVTVGRSLRRLT from the coding sequence ATGCTGTTCGACCACCTTCACCTGCTGCCGCGCGGCGCCCTGTCCAGCCGCCTGATCCCGGCGATCATCGCCACCATGGTCCTGCTGCTGACGCTTGGCGCCGCCGGGGCGGTGGCGATCGACGTCTCGCTCTCCAGCTTCCAGGCCGAACTGTCGGGCCGCTATACGGTCGAACTGCCGGCGACCGAGATCGGCGGCATCGACGAGGAGAAGATCGCCGAGGTGGTCGACCTGCTGGCCGAGACCCAGGGCGTCATCGCCGCCGAGGTGGTGCCGGCGCCGACCATCGAACGCCTGCTGCAACCCTGGCTGGGCGGCCAGGCGGCGATGGCCGACCTGCCCCTGCCCGTCCTGATCGATATCGTCGCCACGCCGGGCACCGCGCTGGATACGCAAGGCCTGGCGACCCGCATCGAGACAATCGTCAAGGGCGCGCGGGTCGAGGCGGCGGTCGAGAGCATGGACGAGATCGCCTCGCTGGCGGAAGTCATCGAACTTGCCGCCTATGCCATCGTGGCGCTGGTCGCCGCCTGCCTGGCCGCGGTGATCGTCTTTGCCACCCGTTCGGGCCTCGCCGCGCATTTCGGCATCATCGAGATCGTCCACCAGATCGGCGCGCGCGAGGCCGCCATCGCCCGCGAGTTCGAGCGCCACTTCTTCCTGCTGGGCCTGGTGGGCGGGGCCATCGGCGTGGGCCTGGCCGGGCTGATCGTGTTCGGCCTGGCGCAATTCGCCGGCTCGCTCGATTCGCCCTTCCTGCCCAGCCTCAATGACCTGGGTGCCGCCCTGGTGCCGCTGGGCGCCATCCCGGTCGCGGTCGCGGTGCTGACCACGGTGACGGCCGGGGTCACGGTCGGGCGCAGCCTGCGGCGGCTGACCTGA
- a CDS encoding D-glycero-alpha-D-manno-heptose-1,7-bisphosphate 7-phosphatase: MARLVLLERDGVLIEDRPDFVRNPGELTLLPRAAASLRRFNEAGLKVAVVTNQPAVGRGIIDEAMLARIHEHLLARLAREGARLDLLLHAPEAPWVPGPRRKPGSGMLHEAMRRFGIASYDCVMIGDSLTDLEAAKAADVARILVRCGKGQATQAAGIPRELMPLRIADDLWQAADFVLGTDAGNAGAG; encoded by the coding sequence ATGGCCCGCCTGGTCCTGCTCGAGCGCGACGGCGTCCTGATCGAGGACCGGCCGGACTTCGTCAGGAACCCGGGCGAGCTCACCCTCCTGCCGCGCGCTGCCGCCAGCTTGCGCCGCTTCAACGAGGCGGGCCTCAAGGTCGCGGTGGTGACCAACCAGCCGGCCGTGGGCCGCGGCATCATCGACGAGGCCATGCTGGCCCGCATCCACGAGCACCTGTTGGCGCGCCTGGCGCGCGAGGGCGCCCGCCTCGACCTCCTCCTCCACGCGCCCGAGGCGCCCTGGGTGCCCGGCCCCCGGCGCAAGCCAGGCAGCGGCATGCTGCACGAGGCGATGCGCCGGTTCGGCATTGCGTCATATGATTGCGTCATGATCGGCGATTCCCTGACGGACCTGGAAGCGGCCAAGGCGGCGGATGTCGCCCGCATCCTGGTGCGCTGCGGCAAGGGCCAGGCGACCCAGGCGGCCGGCATCCCGCGCGAGCTGATGCCCCTGCGCATCGCCGACGACCTGTGGCAGGCGGCCGATTTCGTCCTGGGGACGGACGCCGGCAACGCGGGGGCTGGCTGA